A genomic stretch from Glaciecola nitratireducens FR1064 includes:
- a CDS encoding S8 family serine peptidase: protein MKTTYFRYTFAQYAACFLSSTLQRKIAPYFLCLSILLLSACGGGGGGSEPATFSPPPPNSAPNAVISASSLSVLFSDSVTLDSGDSSDSDGSITSYAWDVNGQAFSGATITIQPTNGQDLNVTLTVTDNDGSAATDTVTIEVQPNQVAAVTFEINNGFRVGKELPFSIIANAEDPDSTIVSYQWDMGDDTEYSGSNEVIHTYSSVEERVVTLVLKDDFGVTSSHTITINVDFNQPASPRITGNSLLRVSEEVRFSASQSTSLTGEIVSYNWDFGDASVGQGENVTHTYTTPGEYTVTLTVVDDFNVAQEATLNAVVANANQTPFRINVDADRALVTTDQVVTFFAQVRANESVTISNYLWQISGGIPSASTATNEYSYQFEEAGEYIVEVKAFGEDGFEAISSETITIADAANTQSLSLDLKLRNGVYIDTDTNSPDAIYTENNNFPTAQIIPPTSNVVGFVTQTSTGTPGDVFEAFPDEFDVFATELRAGQRVFLSRDQEEDSTSDLDLGLFNSDGELVEISASATNSEVVIAPVDGIYFIAVQAFSGMSTYELVINFQGVQSSTASTTMDFVPGDIIVSSPIESGKSIKDASRKRAEALSSIGVEGSNNDDSTFMQLLKSPAAMSLNKSASRISSNETSTTSFNGLKGMTMSPEQAAKLRTLIDIKAIQAKGLYKFVEPNFILKKTAVTNDPRNELTWHYKNIRLNEAWDITTGNIDNPVIVAVADTGVLSDHPDLSPNLVSGYDFISDPLRSNDGDGIDPDPYDSGDAVEQRPNSYHGSHVGSTIAAATNNGIGLAGAGYNVKHMPIRVLGKNGGTIFDIYSGIRYAAGLPNPSGSVPSRPADVINMSLSGVNYSLVAQLTINEVTSRGVIIIAAAGNSSTSQPAYPASYDNVISVSATDINNEIAYYSNFGAFIDIAAPGGDNRVDQNNDGFPDGVLGATKDDNTGTFTYKFEQGTSMAAPHVAGVAALMKSVRPQLTSAEFELLLEAGFLTRDIGDLDRDSLYGYGLLDAEKAVIAARDFDNLRFANSTVDISVNRLVLSSSQSAGQFSVNITGFTPLSITDITFSGNFFTVNAINTREDGSGIFEVRLNSDVVAGSYTGSIMLTDSNGETYDIAVTAEVVEITVEQNGYVYALIIDAFTQDVIKQLDGEFNPDGTLTLSALDVPVGEYYILVGSDIDNDFFICDGGEVCGGYPTLNDLEPIVINEEALDGLPILIDAQALLSVESSASFVNKSKGQFFLMRK from the coding sequence TTGAAAACCACTTACTTTCGTTATACCTTCGCCCAATATGCGGCCTGCTTTTTATCATCTACTTTACAAAGAAAAATAGCACCATATTTTTTGTGCTTGTCTATTTTGTTATTGAGTGCATGTGGAGGCGGCGGTGGCGGTAGCGAACCTGCAACATTTAGTCCACCACCGCCAAATTCTGCGCCGAATGCAGTTATTTCGGCATCCAGTTTGTCTGTGCTTTTTAGTGACTCAGTGACACTTGATAGTGGTGATTCGTCTGATAGCGACGGCTCTATTACGAGTTATGCGTGGGATGTTAATGGCCAAGCCTTTTCTGGAGCAACAATAACTATACAACCCACGAATGGTCAAGACCTCAATGTCACATTAACCGTGACCGATAATGATGGAAGTGCAGCCACTGACACTGTCACTATTGAAGTACAGCCTAATCAGGTCGCAGCAGTCACGTTTGAGATCAACAATGGCTTTCGTGTAGGTAAGGAATTACCGTTTTCAATTATTGCAAATGCCGAAGACCCCGATAGCACTATAGTTTCTTATCAGTGGGATATGGGCGATGACACGGAGTATTCAGGTAGCAATGAGGTAATACACACTTACAGTTCGGTCGAAGAGCGCGTAGTAACGTTGGTATTAAAAGATGATTTTGGTGTTACTTCTAGCCATACCATCACAATTAATGTTGATTTTAATCAACCAGCTTCACCACGTATAACAGGTAACAGTCTGTTAAGAGTGAGTGAAGAAGTAAGGTTTAGTGCATCTCAATCAACCTCTTTGACGGGCGAAATTGTATCTTATAACTGGGATTTTGGTGATGCTAGCGTTGGTCAAGGTGAGAATGTTACCCATACCTACACAACACCTGGTGAATATACCGTGACATTAACTGTAGTAGATGATTTCAATGTCGCGCAAGAGGCCACGCTAAATGCAGTGGTAGCCAATGCAAATCAAACTCCCTTTAGAATCAACGTCGATGCTGACAGGGCATTAGTTACTACAGATCAGGTAGTAACATTTTTTGCACAAGTGCGTGCTAATGAAAGCGTAACTATTAGCAATTACCTCTGGCAGATTAGTGGAGGCATACCATCGGCTTCGACAGCAACAAATGAATATTCTTATCAGTTTGAGGAAGCAGGTGAATATATTGTGGAAGTTAAAGCTTTTGGCGAGGACGGGTTTGAAGCGATTTCTAGCGAAACCATTACGATTGCTGATGCAGCAAATACTCAATCTTTGAGCCTGGATCTTAAACTACGTAACGGTGTCTATATCGATACTGACACTAATTCACCAGATGCAATATATACTGAAAACAACAATTTCCCAACGGCCCAAATTATTCCACCCACATCAAATGTTGTGGGGTTTGTCACGCAAACAAGCACAGGCACTCCGGGCGATGTTTTTGAAGCCTTCCCTGATGAATTTGATGTCTTTGCTACAGAGTTAAGAGCAGGGCAACGTGTTTTCTTATCGCGTGACCAAGAAGAGGACTCCACATCGGATCTCGATTTAGGTCTCTTCAACTCTGACGGTGAATTAGTAGAAATTTCAGCTTCAGCAACAAATAGCGAAGTGGTAATCGCACCAGTTGACGGAATCTATTTTATTGCTGTTCAAGCTTTCTCTGGAATGAGTACATATGAACTGGTAATCAATTTTCAAGGAGTGCAATCATCGACGGCCTCGACCACCATGGATTTCGTCCCAGGGGATATTATTGTCTCATCCCCCATTGAGTCAGGAAAGTCGATTAAAGACGCTTCACGCAAGCGTGCTGAAGCCTTGTCATCGATAGGCGTTGAAGGCAGCAACAATGATGACTCAACATTTATGCAGCTACTTAAGTCGCCAGCTGCAATGTCACTTAATAAATCTGCAAGCCGTATTTCGTCAAATGAAACGAGTACTACCAGCTTTAATGGCCTAAAAGGTATGACGATGTCACCGGAGCAAGCCGCAAAATTGCGTACCCTGATAGATATAAAAGCAATACAAGCGAAGGGCCTTTACAAGTTCGTTGAGCCTAACTTTATTTTAAAAAAAACAGCAGTAACCAATGATCCTCGTAACGAACTTACTTGGCATTACAAAAATATTAGATTGAATGAAGCATGGGATATAACGACAGGCAACATTGATAATCCAGTTATCGTTGCTGTTGCAGATACGGGCGTGCTCAGTGACCACCCGGACCTATCGCCTAATCTAGTATCTGGTTATGATTTTATAAGTGACCCTTTAAGATCTAACGATGGCGATGGTATCGATCCCGACCCATATGATTCTGGTGATGCAGTAGAACAGCGTCCAAATTCTTATCACGGTAGTCATGTTGGGAGCACTATTGCTGCTGCAACTAATAATGGAATTGGTCTTGCAGGTGCAGGATATAACGTTAAACATATGCCAATTCGTGTCCTTGGAAAAAATGGCGGTACCATCTTCGACATATATAGTGGTATTCGTTATGCGGCAGGACTGCCTAATCCTTCAGGCAGCGTACCTAGTAGACCCGCTGATGTAATTAACATGTCATTGAGCGGTGTTAATTACAGTCTCGTAGCACAGTTGACCATAAATGAGGTTACTTCAAGGGGAGTTATTATCATTGCTGCAGCCGGCAATTCGAGCACGTCACAGCCGGCATATCCTGCTAGTTACGATAATGTCATTTCTGTGAGTGCAACAGACATTAACAACGAAATTGCGTATTATTCGAACTTTGGTGCATTCATTGATATTGCCGCGCCTGGCGGAGACAATAGAGTGGATCAAAATAATGATGGTTTTCCAGATGGCGTTTTAGGAGCAACAAAAGACGATAATACAGGTACGTTTACATATAAATTCGAACAAGGGACTAGTATGGCCGCGCCACACGTTGCTGGTGTGGCGGCATTAATGAAATCGGTGCGCCCTCAGCTCACAAGTGCCGAATTTGAACTGCTACTCGAAGCAGGGTTTTTGACCCGAGACATTGGTGATTTAGATCGCGACAGCCTTTACGGCTATGGTCTGCTTGATGCGGAAAAAGCGGTTATTGCAGCGCGCGACTTTGATAATCTGAGGTTTGCGAATTCGACTGTAGATATTTCGGTAAATCGCTTGGTATTATCATCTAGTCAATCTGCGGGCCAGTTCAGTGTCAACATAACAGGTTTCACACCACTGTCGATTACAGACATAACCTTTAGTGGAAACTTTTTTACGGTTAATGCGATTAATACTCGAGAAGATGGCTCTGGTATTTTTGAAGTTAGATTAAATAGTGATGTTGTTGCAGGTTCGTATACAGGTTCGATAATGCTTACAGATTCAAATGGTGAAACATATGATATTGCTGTAACGGCAGAAGTTGTAGAAATCACTGTCGAGCAAAACGGCTACGTATATGCCCTGATTATTGATGCATTTACGCAAGATGTAATTAAACAGTTGGATGGAGAATTCAACCCAGACGGCACGTTAACACTTAGCGCATTAGATGTGCCAGTCGGTGAATATTATATCCTTGTTGGAAGTGATATTGATAATGACTTTTTCATATGTGATGGTGGTGAAGTCTGTGGTGGTTATCCCACATTGAATGACCTAGAGCCAATTGTAATTAACGAAGAGGCCTTAGATGGCTTACCAATTTTGATTGATGCACAAGCATTGCTATCTGTAGAAAGCAGCGCAAGTTTCGTAAATAAAAGTAAAGGTCAGTTTTTCTTAATGAGGAAATAA
- a CDS encoding type I restriction endonuclease subunit R: MSVLSGNGKANEFTFQNDMVRQLLTNGWLLGKPEKYNRELALYPEDLLGFVKETQDEQWQKFKTIYPNNADQTFLERVTAQLNKADPNAANKEMRTFGTLGVLRHDLRDRGTRFSLCQFKPEHDLNPDTLAAYKANRLRVVPELVYSPWATEEHLVETGKKAKAWRIDLVLFVNGLPVVTLELKSEFKQAVQNAIKQYKTTRFAVDPITRKPEPLLTFKRGALVHFAVSQYEVYMATRLEGDNTYFLPFNKGTSDGAAGNDVPEDINQYATDYLWNEVLCPENLLNILSRFVHLQIEEKEDWEGRKYKKETMIFPRYHQWDVVTKLVDAACTEGAGHKYLIQHSAGSGKSNSIAWVAHQLSALRDEEGNKNFDSVIIVTDRTVLDDQLQDTIYQFEHTEGVVGRINNKEGDGSKSEKLASALENSQPIIIVTIQTFPHVLKAIENSITLKERKYVVIADEAHSSQTGSTARQLKEVLMVDSTDPDGELGTEDILEAAVASRRASTNLSYLAFTATPKTKTLELFGRLPKPDEAPSKTNRPEAYHVYSMRQAIEEGFILDVLKNYTNYKVAYNLAMKIEASDEEVESKKAKVKLNQWVRLHDYNISQKVQVIVEHFKDNVMGLLGGQAKAMVVTGSRKEAVRYKLGFDKYIIEKGYDKLFAMVAFSGEVEFSDKDPSSAGLLGEKFTETNMNPFLKGRDMRKAFDSDDYQVMIVANKFQTGFDQAKLCAMYVDKKLGGVECVQTLSRLNRVYPGKAQTGTFVLDFFNDSEDILAAFQPYFQTAELDDVSDPNLIFELFDKLRMASIFTWSEVEQFCAAYFIKNKSNAAIANICKPAIERWSQRYKSAVEAYKQARDMFERTKKTNDAVLIANAENSFKDCKKEKDALEIFKKDLGTFVRFYEFMSQIVDYDDKDLEKLSLYARNLRPMLKESVVEEDEIDLSNVELSHYRLSKIKQQHIKLQINEPEAKLVPGEGLGTAKPTDKKSEFLSQLIGRLNELFIVDQLTEQDMVNYVNTITDKVRENTAVMQQINNNSEEQAILGDFAKAVDDAVLDSSEAHQNQMMQLLSDPVRAAGFSKLVFEMLKLAK, translated from the coding sequence ATGAGTGTGTTATCAGGCAACGGTAAAGCCAACGAGTTTACCTTCCAAAACGATATGGTCAGGCAGTTGCTTACTAATGGTTGGCTGTTAGGTAAACCTGAGAAGTACAATCGCGAGTTGGCTTTATACCCTGAAGACCTATTAGGTTTTGTCAAAGAAACGCAAGACGAGCAATGGCAGAAGTTTAAGACGATATATCCCAATAACGCAGACCAGACATTCTTAGAGCGTGTTACCGCGCAGTTAAACAAAGCTGATCCTAATGCAGCAAATAAAGAGATGCGTACCTTTGGTACTCTGGGTGTGTTACGCCATGACCTGCGTGACCGCGGCACACGTTTTAGCCTCTGTCAGTTCAAACCAGAACATGACCTTAACCCAGATACACTAGCCGCTTATAAAGCCAACCGTTTACGGGTAGTCCCTGAATTGGTTTACAGTCCTTGGGCGACAGAAGAACATTTAGTAGAGACAGGTAAAAAGGCTAAGGCCTGGCGTATTGATCTGGTGTTGTTTGTTAATGGACTGCCGGTAGTCACACTAGAGTTGAAGTCTGAGTTTAAACAAGCTGTGCAAAATGCGATTAAGCAATATAAAACAACTCGCTTTGCAGTTGACCCAATAACTAGAAAACCTGAACCATTGTTAACTTTTAAACGTGGTGCATTAGTTCATTTTGCTGTAAGTCAATATGAAGTGTATATGGCTACGCGCCTAGAAGGCGATAACACCTATTTTTTACCGTTTAACAAAGGCACATCTGACGGCGCAGCCGGTAATGATGTGCCAGAAGATATAAACCAATACGCTACCGACTATCTCTGGAACGAAGTTTTATGTCCTGAAAACCTTTTGAATATATTGTCTCGCTTCGTCCACCTTCAGATTGAAGAGAAGGAAGATTGGGAAGGTCGCAAATATAAAAAAGAAACGATGATATTCCCTCGATACCATCAGTGGGATGTCGTAACCAAGTTAGTTGATGCTGCTTGCACCGAGGGTGCTGGTCATAAGTATTTAATTCAACATAGTGCTGGCTCAGGTAAATCTAATTCAATTGCATGGGTAGCCCATCAGTTATCAGCGTTAAGAGATGAAGAGGGTAATAAGAACTTTGATTCGGTCATCATTGTCACGGATAGGACGGTGTTAGATGATCAACTACAAGACACCATCTATCAGTTTGAACATACAGAAGGTGTAGTAGGGCGCATCAACAATAAAGAAGGTGACGGTTCTAAATCTGAGAAGCTAGCCAGTGCGCTAGAGAATTCACAACCTATTATCATTGTGACAATCCAGACATTTCCCCATGTATTAAAAGCGATTGAAAACAGTATTACCTTAAAAGAAAGAAAGTACGTTGTAATTGCTGATGAAGCCCACAGCTCTCAAACTGGCTCAACTGCAAGACAATTAAAAGAAGTCTTGATGGTTGATTCAACTGACCCAGATGGTGAATTAGGTACAGAAGACATCTTAGAGGCCGCTGTAGCCTCAAGGAGAGCCTCAACTAACCTAAGTTACTTGGCGTTTACTGCAACGCCCAAGACCAAGACTCTGGAACTATTTGGACGATTACCAAAGCCAGACGAAGCACCCTCAAAAACCAACCGGCCAGAAGCCTACCATGTCTATAGTATGCGCCAGGCGATAGAGGAGGGCTTTATACTCGATGTACTGAAGAACTATACCAACTATAAAGTTGCTTATAACTTAGCAATGAAAATAGAAGCTAGTGATGAAGAAGTTGAGAGCAAAAAGGCTAAAGTAAAGTTAAACCAATGGGTGCGGCTGCATGACTACAACATCAGTCAGAAAGTACAGGTTATCGTTGAGCACTTTAAAGACAATGTAATGGGTCTACTCGGTGGTCAAGCCAAGGCTATGGTCGTTACTGGTTCACGAAAAGAAGCCGTTCGTTACAAACTTGGATTTGACAAGTACATCATTGAGAAAGGTTATGACAAGTTATTTGCGATGGTAGCCTTTTCAGGTGAAGTTGAGTTTAGCGATAAAGATCCAAGCTCTGCTGGACTGTTAGGCGAGAAGTTTACTGAAACCAACATGAATCCATTTCTAAAAGGTCGTGATATGCGCAAGGCCTTTGATAGTGATGATTATCAAGTCATGATAGTTGCGAACAAGTTTCAAACCGGATTTGACCAAGCGAAGCTTTGTGCCATGTATGTTGATAAAAAGTTAGGCGGGGTAGAGTGTGTACAAACCTTATCAAGACTTAATAGAGTTTATCCTGGTAAGGCGCAAACGGGTACCTTTGTGCTGGATTTCTTCAATGACTCTGAAGACATCCTTGCTGCATTTCAGCCATACTTTCAGACGGCTGAATTAGATGATGTATCCGATCCTAATCTAATCTTTGAGTTGTTTGACAAGTTACGCATGGCATCTATTTTCACTTGGTCAGAGGTGGAGCAGTTCTGTGCAGCTTACTTTATTAAGAACAAAAGTAATGCAGCGATAGCGAATATTTGTAAGCCAGCTATAGAGCGTTGGTCGCAACGCTATAAGTCAGCTGTAGAGGCTTATAAACAAGCTAGAGACATGTTTGAGCGCACTAAGAAGACCAATGATGCTGTACTGATTGCAAACGCAGAGAATAGCTTTAAAGACTGCAAGAAAGAGAAGGATGCGCTAGAAATATTTAAGAAGGACCTAGGCACTTTCGTCAGATTCTATGAGTTCATGTCACAGATCGTTGACTACGACGATAAAGACTTAGAGAAACTCAGTTTATATGCTCGTAATCTAAGGCCAATGTTAAAAGAATCAGTGGTAGAAGAAGACGAGATTGATTTAAGTAACGTTGAGCTTAGCCACTACCGCTTATCTAAAATTAAACAACAGCATATCAAACTTCAGATAAATGAGCCTGAAGCTAAATTAGTCCCAGGTGAAGGCTTAGGCACAGCTAAACCAACTGATAAAAAATCAGAGTTTCTATCACAGCTTATAGGCCGCCTGAATGAACTGTTTATTGTGGACCAGTTAACTGAGCAGGATATGGTGAACTACGTCAATACCATCACTGACAAAGTGCGTGAAAATACTGCGGTAATGCAACAGATCAACAATAATAGTGAAGAACAAGCCATCCTTGGTGACTTTGCTAAGGCAGTCGATGATGCAGTTTTGGATAGCAGTGAGGCGCATCAAAATCAAATGATGCAGTTACTTTCAGACCCTGTCAGAGCGGCTGGATTTTCTAAGCTGGTGTTTGAGATGTTGAAGCTTGCAAAGTGA
- a CDS encoding type I restriction-modification system subunit M, giving the protein MSENGSSQTPNNLAAFCWSIADLLRGDFRQSQYGRIILPFTLLRRLEGVLESTKLQVLTELDRIQTMNLPEEAQEKLLLRATDGLSFFNTSKMDLSKLGESGIKANLQSYIQCFSKDAREIFEYFNFAEFIGQLNDANLLYKVVQRVRQTDLSPKAISNHDMGLTFEELIRRFAESSNDTAGEHFTPRDIVRLTTSLVFMEDDEALTKPGIIRTIYDPTAGTGGFLSSGMEYVHELNPNAKMVAYGQELNPESYAICKADMLIKGQEVNNIKLGNTLSNDQLYSDKFDYMLANPPFGVDWKKIEQSIKDENSLKGFDGRFGPGLPRVSDGSLLFLLHLISKLRDSGAGDSASGGARIGIILNGSPLFTGGAGSGESEIRRYILEADLLEAIVALPTDMFYNTGIATYVWVLSNKKATERKGKVQLINGVNLCGKMRKSLGSKRNEMSDGDIATITRTFGEFEVVDARELDKPVEQKSKRGRQSANTKAAVAKTFASKIFATHEFGYRRITIERPLRESYQFSNERIAELRFAAKPFNAPMKWIYEHYGASWSDELDNHHYGLLQEDAVEIRAYIKSYFVDLKEKQIKDLLDSKLWLQQKHIMLKAKQLQSAIGDAQCDDMNTYDALIKATCQSQGAVLDTKEKKQITDAVSWKNPTAEKVIKKIHTTQPNPLYGLFEVQYNGRTQVLEYKTDGDLRDNENVALDPSQAVNDLNEAYFLKEVQPHVPDAWIDASKKDTKDQEVGIVGYEIPFNRHFYQYQPPRDLAKIDADLDAVSTEIMSLLQEVHS; this is encoded by the coding sequence GCAGGAAAAACTCTTATTACGGGCCACTGATGGCTTGTCATTTTTTAATACCTCTAAGATGGATCTGTCTAAGCTGGGCGAGTCGGGCATCAAGGCTAACTTGCAAAGTTACATACAGTGCTTCTCTAAAGATGCTCGAGAAATCTTTGAGTACTTCAATTTCGCTGAATTTATAGGTCAGCTCAATGACGCTAACCTATTATATAAGGTAGTGCAGCGCGTCAGGCAAACTGACTTAAGCCCTAAAGCTATTTCTAATCACGATATGGGGCTTACTTTTGAAGAATTAATCCGCCGCTTTGCAGAAAGCTCAAACGATACGGCCGGTGAACACTTTACGCCGCGAGACATAGTGCGACTCACTACCTCATTGGTATTTATGGAAGATGACGAAGCCCTGACCAAACCTGGCATAATTCGCACTATATATGACCCCACCGCGGGTACAGGGGGCTTTTTGTCCTCTGGTATGGAGTATGTGCATGAACTGAACCCCAATGCAAAAATGGTGGCTTATGGGCAAGAGTTAAACCCTGAGAGTTACGCCATTTGTAAGGCCGACATGCTGATCAAGGGCCAGGAAGTGAATAACATAAAACTGGGTAACACTCTCTCGAACGATCAACTGTATAGCGACAAATTTGACTATATGTTAGCTAATCCGCCTTTTGGGGTAGACTGGAAAAAGATTGAACAAAGCATTAAAGACGAAAACAGCCTCAAAGGTTTTGATGGTCGTTTTGGTCCTGGTTTACCCCGAGTGTCTGATGGCTCGTTGTTGTTCCTATTGCACCTTATAAGTAAGTTACGTGACAGTGGCGCTGGTGATAGTGCTAGCGGCGGTGCTCGTATTGGAATTATCCTGAATGGCTCACCTTTGTTTACGGGTGGCGCTGGCTCTGGTGAGTCTGAAATTCGTCGTTATATACTCGAAGCTGATTTACTAGAAGCCATCGTCGCACTGCCCACGGACATGTTCTACAACACTGGCATTGCTACATATGTATGGGTTCTGTCGAATAAAAAAGCGACTGAACGAAAGGGTAAAGTACAGCTAATAAACGGCGTTAATTTGTGTGGTAAAATGCGCAAATCATTAGGCTCTAAGCGCAATGAAATGAGCGACGGTGATATTGCGACTATTACACGTACTTTTGGTGAGTTTGAAGTGGTTGACGCTAGAGAGCTAGACAAACCTGTAGAGCAAAAAAGTAAAAGAGGTCGTCAGTCAGCCAATACTAAAGCCGCAGTTGCTAAAACCTTCGCCAGTAAAATCTTTGCGACCCATGAATTTGGTTATCGCCGCATTACTATTGAACGCCCTTTGAGGGAGTCATATCAATTCAGCAACGAACGGATTGCCGAACTACGCTTTGCCGCTAAACCTTTCAACGCGCCGATGAAATGGATATATGAGCATTATGGGGCTTCATGGTCAGATGAACTTGATAACCACCACTATGGTCTGCTGCAAGAGGATGCCGTTGAAATTCGTGCTTACATCAAATCCTACTTCGTCGACTTGAAAGAAAAACAAATTAAAGACCTACTTGATAGCAAACTTTGGCTTCAGCAAAAGCACATCATGCTTAAAGCCAAACAACTGCAGAGTGCGATAGGTGATGCTCAGTGTGATGATATGAATACCTATGATGCGTTGATAAAAGCTACCTGTCAAAGTCAGGGCGCTGTTCTTGATACTAAGGAGAAGAAGCAGATTACTGACGCTGTTAGTTGGAAGAATCCAACTGCAGAAAAGGTTATTAAAAAGATCCATACAACCCAACCTAACCCTTTATATGGTTTGTTTGAAGTGCAATATAACGGCAGAACACAAGTGCTGGAATACAAAACAGATGGGGACCTGAGGGACAATGAAAACGTCGCATTAGACCCAAGCCAAGCAGTGAATGACTTGAACGAAGCCTACTTCCTAAAAGAAGTGCAGCCTCATGTGCCTGATGCCTGGATTGATGCGAGTAAGAAAGACACAAAAGATCAAGAGGTTGGCATTGTAGGCTACGAGATCCCGTTTAATCGCCATTTCTATCAATATCAGCCACCACGAGATTTAGCTAAGATAGATGCTGATTTGGATGCAGTCAGTACGGAGATCATGTCACTATTGCAAGAGGTGCATTCGTAA
- a CDS encoding restriction endonuclease subunit S, with protein MPFENRYSAYKYSEYFNTDLPEYWEEKRLGYLADQGRTAFVDGPFGSDLKTNDYKDSGVPLIQLNNIRGSKHLMQNMKFVTEEKKQQLIRHLAIPGEIVIAKMAEPVARCAIVNDEYPEYLIVADCVKLTPNIGLVDLSYLVWAINSECVKVNAELVSTGTTRIRINLGELKKLKIPYPSFAEQKTIANFLDHETAKIDTLIAKQQQLIALLKEKRQAVISHAVTKGLNPNAAMRESGVEWLGEVPKHWELPKLIHHTSRIGDGLHSTPKYQDNTGYYFVNGNNLVNGHIWVGATAKEVPEEEYKNHYVHLDATSVLLSINGTIGNVARYNDEKIILGKSAAYMNCSGDLLPEYLMLYLQSSQALRYFDLEVTGTTIFNLSLNSIRQMKVCIPPEAEQLEIDEYCHLQRNKYGTLIEKASTAITLMKERRTALISAAVTGKIDVRNWQPPHNTSDARK; from the coding sequence ATGCCATTTGAAAATAGGTATAGCGCTTATAAATACAGTGAATACTTTAATACAGATTTACCAGAATATTGGGAGGAGAAACGATTAGGTTATTTAGCAGATCAAGGACGCACAGCGTTCGTTGATGGCCCTTTCGGTTCTGACTTAAAAACAAATGACTACAAAGATAGTGGTGTTCCTTTAATACAGCTGAATAATATACGCGGTAGCAAACATCTCATGCAAAACATGAAGTTTGTTACTGAAGAAAAGAAACAGCAGCTAATTAGGCATTTGGCAATACCTGGCGAAATAGTTATTGCCAAAATGGCTGAGCCAGTTGCTCGATGCGCAATCGTTAATGATGAATATCCAGAGTATCTGATCGTAGCAGACTGTGTGAAACTTACTCCAAATATAGGACTGGTTGATTTGAGTTATTTGGTTTGGGCTATTAATAGTGAATGTGTCAAAGTCAATGCAGAGTTGGTTTCTACTGGTACAACAAGAATTCGTATAAATCTAGGTGAGCTTAAAAAGTTAAAGATACCTTATCCGTCTTTCGCCGAACAAAAAACTATCGCCAACTTCCTCGACCATGAAACTGCTAAAATCGACACCCTGATCGCCAAGCAACAACAACTAATTGCACTACTCAAAGAGAAGCGTCAGGCTGTTATCAGTCATGCCGTTACCAAAGGCCTTAATCCTAACGCCGCCATGCGCGAATCAGGCGTTGAGTGGTTAGGTGAAGTACCGAAGCATTGGGAATTACCAAAGTTGATTCATCATACATCCAGAATTGGTGATGGATTGCATTCAACACCAAAATATCAAGACAATACTGGGTATTATTTTGTAAATGGAAACAATTTAGTAAACGGCCATATTTGGGTGGGAGCGACTGCGAAAGAAGTACCTGAAGAAGAATATAAAAATCACTATGTTCATTTAGATGCAACCAGTGTATTGCTCTCGATTAACGGCACGATTGGTAATGTTGCTAGATATAATGATGAAAAAATAATATTGGGTAAGAGTGCCGCTTATATGAATTGTTCTGGTGATTTATTGCCTGAATATTTAATGCTTTACTTACAGAGTAGTCAGGCGCTTCGTTATTTTGATTTGGAAGTGACAGGAACTACGATCTTCAACTTGTCTCTGAACTCTATTCGACAAATGAAGGTTTGTATTCCACCTGAAGCGGAACAGCTGGAAATAGATGAGTATTGCCACCTTCAAAGGAACAAATACGGTACTCTTATAGAGAAAGCGAGCACTGCAATTACTCTAATGAAAGAGCGCCGCACAGCCCTCATCTCCGCTGCCGTTACCGGCAAGATTGATGTCAGAAATTGGCAACCTCCGCACAACACAAGTGACGCAAGGAAGTAA
- a CDS encoding DUF3293 domain-containing protein translates to MLKEELINAYKTAKYVVVDQNIDHRIRVGEHDFVIEKMLSDHDARFAYFITPENPFSQNLTNEENDLRHKRFTLSLSQKDLTYLEGYGTDEDESWQREKSYLIFCNNGNDMHQLAAHFGQLGILKIERNSPVMLLILANFEYLPVIK, encoded by the coding sequence ATGCTTAAAGAAGAGCTCATAAACGCTTATAAGACAGCTAAATACGTGGTTGTTGACCAAAACATTGATCACCGAATACGGGTTGGTGAACATGATTTTGTCATCGAGAAGATGCTAAGTGACCACGATGCACGGTTTGCTTATTTTATAACACCAGAAAACCCATTCAGTCAGAACTTAACTAATGAAGAAAACGACCTGAGACACAAACGCTTTACCCTGTCACTGAGCCAGAAAGACCTTACCTACTTGGAGGGGTATGGAACAGATGAGGATGAAAGCTGGCAACGAGAGAAAAGTTACCTAATCTTCTGCAATAATGGAAACGATATGCATCAACTCGCTGCACACTTTGGTCAGTTGGGAATTTTAAAAATAGAAAGAAATTCCCCAGTCATGCTTTTAATATTAGCTAATTTCGAGTATTTACCGGTAATAAAGTGA